In the Chryseobacterium sp. MYb264 genome, one interval contains:
- a CDS encoding helix-turn-helix domain-containing protein: protein MSKLKEIRELKNLTQEELAESSGISVRTIQRIEAGTIPKGYTLRTLSQTLGIEESILQNIPKEVIQEQPTEKQLTEEKAEEVIINYSFIKIINLSSIPCILFPPLNILVPIILMFKLKQKNNLSKQIITLQIIWTIFAPVIFMLWIFLKLRGNYTLGILILIFMSNLFIIIRNTVEIDRKQNLYYKLNFNMI, encoded by the coding sequence ATGTCCAAACTAAAAGAAATACGAGAGCTTAAAAACCTGACTCAGGAAGAGTTGGCGGAGAGCTCTGGTATTTCTGTGAGGACAATTCAGCGGATAGAAGCCGGAACCATTCCGAAAGGATATACACTCCGTACCTTATCCCAGACATTAGGAATTGAAGAAAGTATACTTCAGAATATTCCTAAGGAAGTGATTCAAGAACAACCGACAGAAAAACAGCTCACCGAAGAAAAGGCAGAGGAAGTGATCATCAATTATTCTTTTATTAAGATCATCAATCTTTCCTCTATTCCCTGCATTTTATTTCCACCTTTAAATATTCTCGTTCCGATTATTTTAATGTTTAAGCTAAAACAGAAAAATAATTTATCCAAACAAATCATTACACTTCAAATCATCTGGACGATTTTTGCACCGGTTATTTTCATGCTCTGGATCTTTTTAAAGCTCAGAGGCAACTATACTTTGGGCATCTTGATCCTTATTTTTATGTCTAATCTGTTCATCATCATCAGAAATACTGTTGAAATCGACAGAAAACAAAATCTTTATTACAAACTGAATTTCAACATGATATAA
- a CDS encoding serine hydrolase domain-containing protein: protein MTKTFYFFLPFFFLFTFKIKAQTEIFDNDPAIENWLKENHIRTLGLGIIDDGQLKQVKVFGEIKERISAPYNTIFNVASLTKPITAMVALQLVNAGKWNLDEPISNYWIDPDIANDPRAKKLTTRIILSHQTGFPNWRWMKENKKLTFDFEPGTKYQYSGEGMEYLRKALEIKFKKSLDQLAKELIFQPLQMNDTNYIWEQNTDEKRFAIGYDKNGKSYEIIKNTTANAADDLHTTIEDYGKFLVNILEGGNLSPKIYSEMIKKQVKTKENKYFGLGFEIYDLGNGEFALSHGGSDLGSQCITFILPKTKQGILIFTNADEGYKVYEKLLVHYLGENGRKIVDIETT, encoded by the coding sequence ATGACAAAAACATTTTATTTCTTCCTTCCATTCTTCTTCCTTTTCACTTTTAAAATTAAAGCTCAAACAGAAATTTTTGATAATGATCCTGCTATCGAAAATTGGTTAAAGGAAAATCATATCCGCACGCTTGGACTCGGAATTATTGACGACGGACAACTGAAACAGGTAAAAGTCTTTGGTGAAATTAAAGAGAGAATTTCAGCGCCTTACAATACGATTTTTAATGTAGCTTCACTTACTAAACCCATCACAGCAATGGTTGCTTTACAGCTGGTAAATGCCGGAAAATGGAATTTGGATGAACCCATTTCCAACTATTGGATTGATCCCGATATTGCCAATGACCCAAGAGCAAAAAAACTGACCACAAGAATTATTTTAAGCCATCAAACAGGGTTTCCCAACTGGCGATGGATGAAAGAGAATAAAAAGCTGACTTTCGATTTTGAACCGGGAACAAAATATCAATATTCCGGTGAAGGAATGGAATATTTAAGAAAAGCTCTTGAAATAAAATTCAAAAAAAGTTTGGATCAATTAGCTAAAGAATTGATTTTTCAACCTCTACAAATGAATGATACGAATTATATTTGGGAGCAAAATACCGATGAAAAGAGATTTGCCATTGGCTATGACAAAAACGGAAAATCTTACGAAATCATTAAAAATACAACTGCCAATGCTGCAGATGACCTTCACACGACGATAGAAGATTACGGAAAATTTCTGGTCAATATTTTGGAAGGCGGAAATCTAAGTCCAAAGATTTATTCAGAAATGATCAAAAAACAGGTGAAAACAAAGGAAAACAAATATTTCGGATTGGGTTTTGAAATCTATGATTTGGGAAATGGAGAATTTGCGCTATCTCATGGTGGTTCCGATTTGGGAAGTCAGTGTATTACTTTCATTTTACCGAAGACCAAACAGGGAATTCTAATTTTCACCAATGCGGATGAAGGGTACAAAGTTTACGAAAAATTGCTTGTTCATTATTTGGGTGAAAACGGGAGGAAAATTGTGGATATTGAAACAACGTAA
- the fabF gene encoding beta-ketoacyl-ACP synthase II — MKRVVITGLGAVTPLGNNVEEFWQNSINGVSGANKITHFDTEKFKVHFACEVKNFDPKVYLTHNEIKRSDLFSQYAMYSATEALKDSGLELESMDPFDTGVIWGTGQGGMITFENEVNDFAKGDGTPRFNPFFVPKFIANMASGMISMKFGLRGINYTTISACATGNTALMDAFNYIRLGKAKVIISGGSEAAITEASIGGFSSMKAMSTRNDDFATASRPYDAERDGFVMGEGAGALILEEYEHAKARGAKIYAELGGAAMTADAHHMTAPHPDGVGAIKAMQLAMQEAGANIEDIDYLNPHATSTPLGDLIELKGISKLFNGSKNLDLSATKSMTGHLLGAAGAAEAILSIKAIEKGIIPPTINLHSIDENIPKDVNIVFGEAKEKNINFALSNAFGFGGHNATLVFKKFS, encoded by the coding sequence ATGAAAAGAGTTGTCATTACAGGATTAGGCGCAGTGACGCCTTTGGGAAATAATGTCGAAGAATTCTGGCAAAACAGTATCAACGGAGTAAGTGGAGCGAATAAAATCACCCATTTTGATACAGAAAAATTTAAAGTACATTTTGCTTGTGAGGTTAAAAATTTTGATCCAAAAGTTTATTTAACACACAACGAAATCAAAAGAAGTGATCTTTTTTCACAATATGCAATGTATTCTGCGACAGAAGCATTGAAAGATTCCGGGCTTGAACTGGAAAGTATGGATCCTTTCGACACCGGCGTTATCTGGGGAACCGGACAGGGCGGAATGATTACTTTCGAAAATGAAGTGAATGACTTTGCAAAAGGAGACGGAACTCCACGTTTCAATCCGTTTTTCGTTCCTAAATTTATTGCGAACATGGCTTCAGGAATGATCTCTATGAAATTCGGTCTTCGAGGAATTAATTATACTACGATTTCTGCTTGTGCTACAGGAAACACGGCTTTGATGGATGCTTTCAATTATATCCGTTTAGGAAAAGCAAAAGTGATTATCAGCGGGGGTTCGGAAGCGGCAATTACAGAAGCTTCCATTGGTGGTTTCTCGAGTATGAAAGCGATGTCAACAAGAAATGATGATTTTGCCACTGCCAGCCGCCCTTACGATGCCGAAAGAGACGGTTTTGTAATGGGAGAAGGTGCCGGAGCTTTGATTTTGGAAGAATATGAGCACGCTAAAGCAAGAGGCGCAAAAATCTACGCTGAACTTGGCGGAGCAGCAATGACTGCCGATGCTCATCACATGACAGCACCTCATCCTGACGGTGTGGGCGCAATAAAAGCAATGCAGCTTGCCATGCAAGAAGCGGGTGCTAATATTGAAGATATCGATTATCTGAATCCTCATGCAACCTCTACTCCATTGGGAGATTTGATTGAATTAAAAGGAATCAGTAAATTATTCAACGGAAGTAAAAACCTTGATCTAAGTGCAACCAAATCCATGACGGGCCACTTATTGGGTGCAGCAGGTGCAGCAGAAGCTATTCTTTCGATCAAGGCGATTGAAAAGGGAATTATTCCGCCAACGATCAATCTCCATTCTATTGATGAAAATATTCCGAAAGATGTAAACATCGTTTTTGGAGAAGCTAAAGAAAAAAACATCAATTTTGCATTAAGCAACGCTTTCGGTTTCGGAGGTCACAATGCAACTTTGGTTTTCAAGAAGTTTTCTTAA